One Gammaproteobacteria bacterium DNA window includes the following coding sequences:
- a CDS encoding general secretion pathway protein GspF yields the protein MARFKKNQYIPPQAPLLYEDHGRPVTRRQFIRQGMMTGSATVLSAGAFGMFANPNMARAAVAPDLDALATDIGCILGGVGAGQSVPFIAFDLAGGANFAGSNVLVGQGGGQMDLLSTAGYSKLGLPGDMLPGQDSTGVTLLNTSANNDFTNNDLNLVFHADSPMLFGILEKASTAIGNVDGAVIPARSDNDTGNNPHNPLYPLAMAGARGSVVDLIGSRSSVSGGNSMAPAMYIDPNFQPTKVDRPSDVTGLVDVGDLTTILGPDDVTAVMESITRITHKKLKLGTIDTGLTNDDVVKDLVRCGYLKASDIADRFAGVEVDPTLDTNIAGPIFSATELANDGEFRKTASVMKMVMNGYAAGGCITMGGYDYHTGDRRVGENRDLRAGRCIGACLEYARLLASPLMIYVFSDGSVASNGNTDDTASAGAGENLVLGGGGKGEWTGDNSSTACSFFLVFDPTAAPTLVGTRQIGRMNAGASVVTSATPAANNVNLLVNMVILNYMAVNGQVSPGNTTAFTNIFPNHGLGNQANLDSFISFGSLV from the coding sequence ATGGCCAGATTTAAAAAGAACCAGTACATCCCCCCCCAGGCACCGTTGTTGTACGAAGACCACGGACGTCCTGTCACCCGACGGCAGTTTATTCGCCAGGGCATGATGACCGGCTCGGCTACCGTGCTTTCGGCCGGCGCCTTCGGTATGTTTGCGAATCCGAACATGGCGCGTGCAGCGGTCGCACCCGATCTTGACGCCCTCGCGACCGATATCGGCTGTATCCTGGGCGGTGTCGGCGCCGGTCAAAGCGTACCCTTTATCGCCTTTGACCTGGCCGGGGGTGCTAATTTTGCTGGCTCCAACGTGCTGGTCGGCCAGGGCGGCGGACAGATGGATCTGCTGTCCACGGCCGGTTACAGCAAACTCGGTCTGCCGGGCGATATGCTGCCCGGACAGGACAGCACCGGCGTAACCCTGTTAAATACCAGCGCCAACAACGATTTCACCAATAATGATCTCAATCTCGTATTTCATGCGGATAGCCCGATGCTGTTCGGCATTCTCGAGAAAGCCAGCACGGCAATCGGCAATGTCGATGGCGCCGTGATCCCGGCACGCTCGGACAACGACACCGGCAACAATCCGCATAACCCGCTCTACCCGCTGGCGATGGCCGGTGCGCGCGGCAGTGTGGTCGACCTGATTGGTTCGCGCAGTAGCGTCTCGGGCGGCAACTCGATGGCGCCGGCGATGTATATCGATCCCAATTTCCAACCCACCAAGGTAGATCGTCCCAGCGATGTCACCGGGCTTGTGGATGTCGGCGATCTGACCACAATCCTGGGTCCGGACGATGTCACCGCGGTGATGGAATCCATTACCCGGATAACCCACAAAAAACTCAAGCTGGGTACCATCGACACCGGGCTGACCAACGACGACGTGGTCAAGGACCTGGTACGCTGTGGCTACCTCAAGGCCTCCGACATCGCCGACCGCTTTGCCGGCGTCGAAGTCGATCCGACACTCGATACCAACATTGCTGGTCCGATCTTTTCGGCAACCGAACTGGCCAACGATGGTGAGTTCAGAAAAACCGCCTCGGTCATGAAAATGGTCATGAATGGCTATGCCGCAGGCGGCTGCATCACCATGGGTGGCTATGATTACCACACCGGTGACCGGCGCGTCGGTGAAAATCGCGATTTGCGGGCCGGGCGCTGCATCGGCGCCTGCCTCGAATATGCGCGCCTGCTGGCGTCTCCGCTAATGATTTACGTGTTTAGCGACGGTTCGGTGGCCAGTAACGGTAACACCGACGATACCGCGTCTGCCGGTGCTGGTGAGAACCTGGTACTCGGTGGCGGCGGCAAGGGCGAATGGACTGGCGATAATTCCTCGACCGCCTGTTCCTTTTTCCTGGTGTTCGACCCGACAGCCGCACCTACGCTGGTCGGCACACGCCAGATCGGACGTATGAACGCAGGCGCTTCCGTGGTCACCTCGGCCACGCCCGCGGCAAATAACGTCAACCTGCTGGTTAATATGGTCATACTTAACTATATGGCCGTGAACGGGCAGGTGTCGCCCGGAAATACAACCGCCTTCACCAATATTTTTCCGAATCACGGCCTGGGTAATCAGGCAAACCTGGACAGCTTTATTTCGTTTGGTTCTTTGGTGTAA
- a CDS encoding FAD:protein FMN transferase codes for MSESLAGKANGLPRQTLASSIFTIILLCSQTTAHAEWHQQQRDIMGTRVSVELWHDEATTASRCSEKVFTEMRRIEARMSSYKSDSELSFINDNAAMNAVKISDEMMHLIKRSIHFSEVSKGAFDITYASVGYAYDYRKRQQPSNESISEKLPAIDYHHIMISGDEIQFGNDAVRINLGGIAKGYAVDRAADIIGQCGITEAMVSAGGDSRIIGDRKGRPWVMGIKHPRDPEGIAIRLPLSESAISTSGDYERFFIDDGKRVHHIINPATGRSATASWSATVVGPDALTTDALSTTIFILGAVDGITLIETLEGIDAIIIDSDGKVHYSSGFEVPEVKQ; via the coding sequence ATGTCTGAATCTCTGGCAGGCAAAGCCAATGGTTTGCCTCGGCAGACATTAGCCTCGTCTATCTTTACGATAATTCTCCTGTGTAGCCAAACGACGGCGCACGCCGAATGGCATCAACAGCAGCGCGACATCATGGGAACCCGGGTTTCAGTTGAACTCTGGCATGATGAAGCCACAACCGCATCCAGATGCAGTGAAAAGGTTTTCACCGAAATGCGTCGCATCGAAGCAAGGATGAGCTCATATAAAAGCGACAGTGAGCTTTCATTTATCAATGACAACGCCGCGATGAACGCGGTCAAAATCAGTGATGAAATGATGCATCTGATTAAAAGATCGATTCACTTCTCCGAGGTTTCGAAAGGCGCGTTCGATATCACTTATGCCAGCGTCGGCTATGCCTACGACTACCGTAAACGCCAGCAGCCCAGCAATGAATCTATCTCGGAGAAACTGCCAGCTATCGACTATCATCATATTATGATTTCCGGAGATGAGATTCAGTTTGGCAACGATGCGGTACGTATCAACCTCGGCGGCATCGCCAAGGGTTACGCGGTCGATCGTGCTGCCGATATTATCGGCCAGTGTGGCATCACCGAGGCCATGGTAAGTGCGGGCGGTGACAGCCGTATCATCGGAGATCGCAAGGGTCGCCCCTGGGTCATGGGTATCAAGCATCCTCGCGACCCTGAGGGCATTGCGATACGTCTGCCGCTCAGCGAAAGCGCGATTTCAACGTCGGGTGATTACGAGCGGTTTTTTATTGACGACGGCAAACGCGTGCATCACATTATCAATCCCGCCACCGGCCGCTCCGCGACGGCCAGCTGGAGTGCAACCGTCGTCGGCCCCGATGCCCTGACAACTGACGCTTTATCTACTACTATTTTTATTCTGGGTGCAGTCGACGGAATTACCCTGATTGAAACCCTGGAAGGAATCGACGCCATCATTATCGATAGCGATGGAAAAGTGCATTACTCCTCTGGCTTTGAAGTACCTGAAGTCAAACAATAA